The following are from one region of the Prochlorococcus marinus str. SB genome:
- the argJ gene encoding bifunctional glutamate N-acetyltransferase/amino-acid acetyltransferase ArgJ — protein MSQLDSNWSFVDDSKVKPPKGFLFAGISAGLKASNKKDLALILAPEGSVFSGMFTQSIVRASCVDICEERIKTTSGFVRAILINSGQANACTGNLGIQHFQIATGKIAELLGIKEEEVLMCSTGVIGVPIKINDLVKNLPNLVSDLKGNNFQNAAEAILTTDLTLKKVSIETIIQGRKIKIAGFAKGSGMIYPNMATMLAFLTCDAGIQKEEWDKMITIAVKKSFNAISVDGETSTNDSFVGINAGEKIEKRFFPIIQQGIDIVCQNLAKNIARDGEGANCLLEVLIQGAKNTDDAIMLAKSICNSALVKTAIHGCDPNWGRIISAAGNSGVKFNLNDVDLYIGNAQILENGKLNKYDPQKVKDYIKSRMKGRYLEDDIVKIMINLNSGESKGTAWGCDLSKKYVEINSEYTT, from the coding sequence TTGAGCCAGTTAGATTCCAATTGGTCGTTTGTTGATGACAGTAAGGTAAAACCACCTAAGGGGTTCCTTTTTGCTGGGATATCTGCTGGTTTAAAAGCTTCTAATAAAAAAGATTTAGCACTAATACTCGCTCCAGAAGGAAGTGTTTTTAGTGGGATGTTTACCCAATCAATAGTTCGCGCTTCTTGTGTGGATATTTGTGAGGAAAGGATTAAAACAACTTCAGGTTTTGTAAGAGCAATACTAATTAATTCTGGTCAAGCAAATGCATGTACAGGAAATCTTGGCATTCAACATTTTCAAATTGCTACAGGAAAGATTGCGGAACTTTTAGGAATAAAAGAAGAAGAAGTTTTGATGTGCTCAACTGGTGTAATTGGTGTTCCAATAAAAATAAATGATTTAGTAAAAAATTTACCGAATTTAGTTAGTGATTTAAAGGGTAATAATTTTCAAAATGCAGCAGAAGCAATTTTAACTACTGATTTGACTTTGAAAAAAGTGTCAATAGAGACGATTATTCAAGGTAGAAAAATAAAAATAGCAGGATTTGCAAAAGGTTCAGGAATGATTTACCCCAACATGGCTACAATGCTTGCTTTTCTAACCTGTGATGCTGGTATTCAAAAAGAAGAATGGGACAAAATGATTACTATTGCGGTTAAAAAATCTTTTAATGCAATATCAGTTGATGGAGAGACAAGCACAAATGATTCTTTTGTTGGAATAAATGCAGGAGAGAAAATTGAAAAAAGGTTTTTTCCAATTATCCAACAAGGGATTGATATTGTATGTCAGAACTTGGCAAAAAATATTGCAAGGGACGGAGAGGGAGCAAATTGTTTATTAGAAGTTTTGATTCAAGGAGCAAAAAATACAGATGATGCAATTATGCTTGCCAAATCTATTTGTAATTCTGCCTTGGTAAAAACTGCGATACATGGTTGTGATCCGAATTGGGGACGAATCATTTCTGCTGCAGGTAATTCTGGAGTTAAATTTAATTTAAATGACGTTGACTTGTATATAGGAAACGCTCAGATTTTGGAAAACGGCAAGTTAAATAAATATGATCCACAAAAAGTTAAAGACTATATTAAGTCCAGAATGAAAGGTAGATATCTAGAAGATGATATTGTAAAAATTATGATTAATCTAAATTCTGGCGAATCGAAAGGCACAGCTTGGGGGTGCGATCTTTCTAAAAAATATGTTGAAATAAACTCGGAATATACTACTTAA
- a CDS encoding ParA family protein gives MFITVCGQKGGVAKTCTSIHLASVWHSEGKKVCIVDADKNRSALAYASRGNLPFPVFPVSSAAKASRSSEIVITDGQASSDQEELKHLAYGSDLVILPTTAKARSVELTVELANLLSNLKVNHAVVIVKVDFRQQKAAQQAKAALENFGLYVFDTFIPLLSAFDKAEATGNAVFEAVDDLGRSDPRRMTGWSAYCSIASQIPCLISKPSSDTNNLNNQQPISA, from the coding sequence TTGTTCATTACCGTTTGCGGACAAAAAGGGGGGGTGGCCAAGACCTGTACAAGTATTCACCTTGCTAGTGTTTGGCATTCTGAAGGTAAAAAAGTTTGCATAGTCGATGCCGACAAGAACAGATCTGCTTTAGCATACGCATCAAGAGGCAATCTTCCATTTCCAGTTTTCCCCGTCAGTTCAGCTGCTAAAGCATCAAGATCATCAGAAATTGTAATAACTGATGGCCAGGCTAGCAGTGATCAAGAAGAGCTTAAACACTTAGCGTATGGTTCAGATTTAGTTATCTTACCTACAACTGCAAAAGCAAGATCAGTAGAATTAACTGTTGAACTAGCTAATTTATTAAGCAATTTAAAAGTTAACCATGCAGTAGTAATAGTAAAAGTTGATTTTAGACAGCAAAAAGCAGCGCAACAAGCCAAAGCAGCTCTAGAAAATTTTGGTTTATATGTTTTTGATACATTTATACCCTTACTTTCAGCATTTGATAAAGCAGAAGCCACGGGCAACGCTGTATTTGAAGCTGTAGACGATTTAGGTAGATCAGATCCTCGTCGAATGACGGGCTGGTCTGCCTATTGTTCAATTGCCTCACAAATTCCATGCCTGATTTCGAAGCCCTCATCCGACACCAACAACTTAAACAACCAACAACCAATCAGCGCTTAA
- a CDS encoding YbhB/YbcL family Raf kinase inhibitor-like protein, giving the protein MLKFLSVIFLSLLPIDTFAIEINSPAFKNGEKIPKKYGCKYNGGKNISIPINFSKVSKDAQSIALIIDDPDAKKVAGKTWVHWILSDIPPDTKYLDEVKDGKVGIGIAGKNSDRSKKYVGPCPPKNEHQYNIKAYSLNTKLEKSLKALTQKKFEKLYENEIISSFMISGKFK; this is encoded by the coding sequence ATGTTGAAATTTTTATCAGTAATTTTCTTATCATTATTGCCAATAGATACATTTGCGATTGAAATAAATTCGCCAGCATTTAAAAATGGAGAAAAAATACCAAAAAAATATGGATGTAAATACAACGGTGGTAAAAATATTTCAATACCAATAAATTTCTCTAAGGTCTCAAAAGATGCACAATCAATTGCCTTAATAATTGATGATCCAGACGCCAAAAAAGTAGCAGGAAAAACATGGGTTCACTGGATATTGTCTGATATTCCTCCAGATACAAAATATTTAGATGAAGTTAAAGATGGAAAAGTAGGGATAGGTATTGCGGGTAAAAATAGTGATAGGAGTAAAAAATATGTTGGTCCATGTCCACCAAAAAATGAGCATCAATATAATATTAAGGCTTATTCTTTAAATACGAAATTAGAGAAAAGTTTAAAAGCATTGACTCAGAAAAAATTTGAAAAATTATATGAAAATGAAATTATAAGTTCATTTATGATTTCTGGTAAATTCAAATAA